One region of Triticum aestivum cultivar Chinese Spring chromosome 6B, IWGSC CS RefSeq v2.1, whole genome shotgun sequence genomic DNA includes:
- the LOC123139649 gene encoding tropomyosin-1, isoforms 33/34, translating into MAGHHRPSRVTLTPGSAHGSPGRSVLPPAERQARTTAPPPTRYQYGIGNAADAHAADHQPAADPVAPAADHQPVVGPVPPAAPPLPPAAPPLPHAAPPAPPAAPLVPPALTFLIFAGCSCKLAHNVPSYDMASAEPPQDPAAAFVELSFTLADNLDDYDVARTAHTEALAGPEAVAAPAAVAASVVAAAASGRALAEDLTVLSQGITAHAASLPAHEAALADAFAALAHACTTDAQRLTEHADVLSGYAAGLAAGVAPAAPAPLNPIEELAPFEPPHEDLED; encoded by the exons ATGGCGGGCCACCATCGACCAAGCCGTGTGACGCTGACTCCTGGGTCGGCTCACGGCTCACCTGGGCGCTCGGTGCTGCCTCCAGCCGAGAGGCAGGCCCGCACGACCGCCCCACCACCGACCCGCTACCAGTACGGAATCGGCAATGCAGCGGACGCCCACGCCGCCGACCACCAGCCCGCCGCCGACCCCGTGGCCCCCGCCGCCGACCACCAGCCCGTCGTCGGCCCCGTGCcccccgccgcgccgcccctgccccccgccgcgccacccctgccccacgccgcgccgcccgctCCCCCCGCCGCGCCGCTCGTGCCCCCAGCGCTGACTTTCTTGATCTTCGCCGGGTGCAGCTGTAAGCTTGCTCACAACGTCCCCTCGTACGACATGGCCTCCGCCGAGCCGCCCCAGGACCCCGCCGCAGCCTTCGTCGAGCTCAGCTTCACCCTCGCCGACAATCTCGACGACTATGATGTGGCCCGCACCGCCCACACGGAGGCGCTCGCCGGGCCAGAAGCTGTCGCGGCGCCGGCAGCCGTCGCCGCGTCCGTCGTCGCGGCCGCAGCAAGTGGGAGGGCCCTCGCGGAGGACCTCACCGTGCTGTCGCAGGGGATCACGGCGCACGCGGCGTCCCTCCCGGCGCACGAGGCCGCGCTCGCCGACGCGTTCGCCGCGCTCGCCCACGCCTGCACCACGGACGCGCAGCGCCTCACCGAGCATGCGGACGTCCTCTCCGGGTACGCCGCGGGCCTCGCCGCCGGCGTCGCGCCGGCCGCGCCCGCTCCCCTGAACCCAATCGAG GAATTGGCGCCTTTTGAGCCTCCGCACGAGGATTTGGAGGACTAG